The following proteins are co-located in the Triplophysa dalaica isolate WHDGS20190420 chromosome 2, ASM1584641v1, whole genome shotgun sequence genome:
- the LOC130437026 gene encoding protein NLRC3-like, translating into MEGSNSTCSAHHRTESDQLEETEDVQQDCHDESVDDVLLRVKDEHKNIMKNKSESVVEGIKQQINTQLYIIEGESEGVNEEHEVSYMETKPRRSQDLQDTPIYCNDIFKAQSHQRDKIKSVLTKGIAGIGKTVSVHKFILDWAEGTANQDVDFMFLLPFRELNLIREHRYSLHKLLLDFHPELQDVDSKIYEECKVVFIFDGLDESRMTLMFSDSEKVSDVTDTSSVAVLISNLMKGDLLPSALIWITSRPAAANQIPSKYITRVTEIQGFNDAQKEEYFRKRISDEHQASRIMSHIRRARSLHIMCHIPVFCWISSTVLQKILTQDHSEELPKTLSEMYIHFLLIQMKMKNEKYDPERDPEINREVIVKLAEVAFKQLMKGNVMFYEEDLRECGIDITDASLYSGICTEIFKEESVSHQRKIYSFIHLSLQEFLAAFYVFHYYVSKTMEGLKDFASVQNLLEGAVDDAIESETGHLDLFLRFLLGISLESNQRLLQDLLTHTVDTSQTIKKTTQYIKDQIKGNDGLSAERSINLFLCLSEVNDQTLYREIEEFVRSDKHSEKKLSAAHCSAIAYMLQMSEEVMDEFDLKKYNTTQEGRRRLTPAVNNCTRALLADCNLTVESCKIISSALQSSDSPLRELDVSNNDLQDSGVKLISDALKNTNCHLQILRLSGCMVTDEGCCYLASALSSNPSHLRELDLSYNHPQHSTLQLLAYQDDPNYTLNKLNLDHGGDFMITPGLRKYARDVTLDPNTASVRLVLSDGNRKVTHVEDEQPYPDHPERFKDYEQVLSKESFSGRCYWEAEKGVWTVVAMTYKGISRDGGNICCFGYNDVSWAMFCIGDRYSAWHNNKHKDISAPPSNRVGVYLDCPAGIVSFYSISDTHTLTHLHTFNTTFTEPLYAGVRVCKCSVSLVSH; encoded by the exons TGTCATGATGAATCAGTGGATGATGTTCTGCTAAGAGTCAAAGACgaacacaaaaacatcatgAAGAACAAGTCTGAGAGTGTAGTTGAGGGaatcaaacaacaaattaaCACACAGCTGTACATcatagagggagagagtgaaggaGTGAATGAAGAACATGAGGTTTCATACATGGAGACAAAGCCCAGAAGAAGTCAAGACTTACAGGACACTCCAATCTActgcaatgacatctttaaagctCAATCACATCAAAGAGACAAAATCAAGAGTGTTCTTACTAAAGGCATcgctggaattggaaaaacagtctctgtgcacaAGTTCATTCTGGATTGGGCCGAGGGAACAGCCAATCAGGACGTAGATTTCATGTTCCTGCTTCCGTTTCGAGAGTTGAACTTGATTCGAGAGCATCGCTACAGTCTTCACAAACTTCTGCTGGACTTTCATCCTGAACTTCAAGATGTGGACTCAAAGATTTATGAGGAGTGTAAAGTtgtgttcatctttgatggtctggatgAAAGCAGAATGACTCTGATGTTTTCAGACAGTGAAAAAGTTTCTGATGTGACTGACACTTCATCAGTGGCTGTGTTGATCTCAAACCTCATGAAAGGAGATCTGCTtccctctgctctcatctggatcacctccagaccagcagcagccaatcagatcccCTCCAAATACATCACgcgtgtgacagaaatccaGGGATTCAATGATGCTCAGAAGGAGGAATatttcaggaagagaatcaGCGACGAGCATCAAGCCAGCAGAATCATGTCACACATTAGAAGAGCGAGAAGCCtccacatcatgtgtcacataccAGTCTTCTGTTGGATCTCATCCACTGTGCTTCAGAAGATCCTGACACAAGATCACAGTGAAGAACTCCCCAAAACTCTGAGTGAAATGTACATCCACTTCCTGCTGAttcagatgaagatgaagaatgAGAAGTATGATCCAGAGAGAGATCCAGAGATCAACAGAGAAGTGATtgtgaaactggctgaagtGGCTTTCAAACAGCTGATGAAGGGCAATGTGATGTTCTATGAGGAGGATCTGAGAGAGTGTGGGATAGACATCACTGACGCCTCGCTGTATTCTGGCATCTGTACTGAGATCTTTAAGGAGGAATCTGTCAGTCATCAGAGGAAGATCTACAGCTTCATACATCTCAGTCTTCAGGAGTTCCTCGCTGCGTTCTACGTGTTTCACTATTATGTCAGTAAAACTATGGAGGGACTGAAGGATTTTGCATCAGTGCAGAATCTGCTTGAAGGTGCAGTAGATGATGCCATTGAGAGTGAAACTGGTCATCTGGATCTTTTCTTGAGATTTCTGTTGGGCATCTCACTGGAGTCCAATCAGAGACTCTTACAGGATCTACTGACACACACAGTGGACACATCACAAACCATCAAGAAAACCACACAGTACATTAAAGATCAAATCAAGGGTAATGATGGTCTGTCAGCTGAAAGATCCATCAATCTGTTCTTGTGTCTGTCTGAAGTGAATGATCAGACTCTGTACAGAGAGATTGAGGAGTTTGTGAGATCAGACAAACACTCAGAGAAGAAACTCTCTGCTGCTCACTGTTCAGCAATAGCCTACATGCTTCAGATGTCAGAGGAGGTGATGGATGAGTTTGATCTGAagaaatacaacacaacacaggagGGCAGAAGAAGACTCACACCAGCTGTCAACAACTGCACAAGAGCTCT ACTTGCTGACTGTAATCTCACAGTTGAGTCGTGTAAAATCATCTCTTCAGCTCTTCAATCTTCAGATTCTCCTCTGAGAGAGCTTGAtgtgagtaacaatgatcttcaggattcaggagtgaagctgatctctgatgctctcaagaaCACAAACTGTCATCTACAGATACTGAG gttatCAGGTTGTATGGTGACAGATGAAGGATGTTGTTAtttggcttcagctctgagttCAAACCCGTCACACCTGAGAGAACTCGACCTGAGCTACAATCACCCACAACACTCAACACTTCAGCTGCTCGCTTATCAAGATGATCCAAACTACACACTCAACAAACTCAA TTTGGATCACGGAGGAGATTTTATGATCACACCAGGATTGAGAAAGT ATGCCCGTGATGTCACACTGGACCCAAACACAGCGAGTGTCCGTCTGGTTCTGTCTGATGGGAACCGAAAGGTCACACATGTGGAAGATGAGCAGCcgtatcctgatcatccagagAGATTTAAGGACTATGAGCAGGTTCTGTCTAAAGAGAGTTTCTctggacgctgttactgggaggcCGAAAAGGGTGTGTGGACTGTTGTAGCCATGACATATAAAGGAATCAGTCGTGATGGAGGAAATATCTGCTGCTTCGGTTACAATGATGTGTCGTGGGCTATGTTCTGTATCGGTGACAGATACAGCGCTTGgcacaataataaacacaaagacaTCTCTGCACCTCCATCTAATAGAGTAGGAGTGTATCTGGACTGTCCGGCCGGCATTGTATCCTTCTACAGcatctctgacacacacacactcacacacttacacacattcaacacaacattcactgaGCCTCTGTATGCTGGAGTAAGAGTGTGTAAGTGCTCTGTGTCTCTTGTTTCACATTGA